From the genome of Rhizobium binae, one region includes:
- a CDS encoding thiamine pyrophosphate-binding protein yields MKKTGGELIVEALKANGAKRLSCVPGESYLAVLDALRDSDIDVLVCRQEGGAAMMADCWGRLTGEPGICMVTRGPGATNASAGLHISRQDSIPMILFIGQVQREAREREAFQEVEFRRAFTEFAKWVGEIDDAARIPEFVTRAFAIATSGRPGPVVLTLPEDMLRDEVEAPGAKRYTSVEAHPGRSQIDDLYIRLLKAERPMVILGGTRWDADAVADFAGFAERFQLPVGCSFRRQMLFDHLHRCYAGDVGIGINPALAKEIKESDLLILLGGRMSEMPSSSYTLIDIPYPEQSLVHIYPDPSELGRVYRPDLAICAAPSDFVAALADLEAPAEPHWAERTQRMHQAYLSWSKPPATGPGAVHMGPIMEWLEANTGPETIFTNGAGNYATWLHRFHRFRRFNTQAAPTSGSMGYGLPAAVAAKRLFPECEVICFAGDGCFLMHGQEFATAIRYGLPIIAIVVNNGMYGTIRMHQEREYPGRVSSTDLTNPDFAALARAYGGHGETVERTEEFAAAFARARDSGKPAIIEVKLDPEAITPTRTLSEIAQTKSR; encoded by the coding sequence ATGAAGAAGACTGGTGGGGAACTGATTGTCGAGGCGCTGAAGGCCAATGGCGCCAAACGCCTCTCCTGCGTGCCCGGCGAGAGCTATCTTGCCGTCCTGGATGCCCTGCGCGATAGCGATATCGACGTCCTCGTCTGCCGTCAGGAGGGCGGCGCGGCGATGATGGCGGATTGCTGGGGCAGGCTTACCGGCGAACCCGGCATCTGCATGGTCACCCGCGGCCCCGGCGCCACCAATGCTTCCGCCGGCCTGCATATATCAAGACAGGACTCGATCCCGATGATCCTCTTCATCGGTCAGGTGCAGCGCGAAGCCCGCGAGCGCGAGGCCTTTCAGGAGGTCGAATTCCGCCGCGCCTTCACCGAATTCGCCAAATGGGTGGGCGAGATCGACGATGCCGCCCGCATTCCCGAATTCGTCACCCGCGCCTTTGCGATCGCAACCTCCGGCCGCCCTGGCCCCGTGGTGCTGACACTGCCGGAGGATATGCTACGCGACGAAGTCGAGGCGCCCGGCGCCAAGCGTTACACGAGCGTCGAGGCCCATCCCGGCCGCAGCCAGATTGACGATCTCTACATAAGACTGCTGAAGGCCGAGCGGCCGATGGTGATCCTCGGCGGCACGCGCTGGGATGCCGATGCCGTCGCCGATTTTGCAGGCTTTGCCGAGCGCTTCCAATTGCCGGTAGGCTGCTCCTTCCGCCGGCAGATGCTGTTCGATCATCTTCATCGCTGTTACGCCGGCGATGTCGGCATCGGCATCAATCCAGCGCTCGCCAAGGAAATAAAGGAAAGCGACCTGCTGATCCTTCTTGGCGGCCGCATGTCGGAAATGCCGTCCTCGTCCTATACGCTGATCGATATCCCCTACCCCGAGCAATCGCTGGTGCATATCTATCCCGATCCTTCCGAACTGGGACGCGTCTACCGCCCGGATCTCGCCATCTGCGCCGCTCCTTCCGATTTCGTCGCCGCCCTCGCCGACCTCGAAGCGCCGGCCGAGCCGCACTGGGCGGAACGCACGCAGCGCATGCACCAGGCCTATCTTTCCTGGTCGAAGCCGCCGGCAACAGGTCCGGGTGCCGTCCATATGGGTCCGATCATGGAATGGCTGGAAGCCAATACCGGGCCGGAGACGATCTTCACCAATGGCGCCGGCAACTACGCCACCTGGCTGCACCGCTTCCATCGTTTCCGACGCTTCAACACCCAAGCCGCCCCCACCTCCGGCTCGATGGGCTACGGCCTGCCGGCCGCGGTCGCCGCCAAGCGGCTCTTTCCCGAGTGCGAGGTCATCTGTTTTGCCGGCGACGGCTGTTTCCTGATGCACGGCCAGGAATTCGCCACCGCCATCCGCTACGGCCTGCCGATCATCGCGATCGTCGTCAACAACGGCATGTACGGCACGATCCGCATGCATCAGGAGCGCGAATATCCCGGCCGCGTCAGCAGCACCGACCTCACCAATCCCGATTTCGCAGCCCTTGCCCGCGCCTATGGCGGCCATGGCGAGACAGTGGAGCGC
- a CDS encoding CaiB/BaiF CoA transferase family protein: protein MTESLTKKPPLAGIRVIELARVLAGPWAGQMLADLGADVIKVENPDGGDDTRQWGPPFVEGADGENLSAAYYHAANRGKRSIAADLKSPEGQDLVRRLAFTADVVIENFKLGGLVKYGLDYDSLRKLNPKLVYCSITGFGQTGPYASLAGYDYIVQGMSGFMSITGEPDGQPMKAGVAIADIFTGIYAVAAIEAALIHALKTGEGQLVDMALLDVQSAVLANQNMNYLISGAAPTRLGNAHPNISPYEVVPAADGYLILAVGNDGQFRRLCIILGLEAIAGDERFATNKARVGNRAELRRLVSTETLKWQKADLLKACEENGVPAGAINTIEEMFADPQVRARGLRIDLVDGAGTVIPGVRTPVVLSETPLRYVRPSPRLDEHRQEILAELAAREREASS from the coding sequence ATGACCGAGAGCCTGACGAAAAAACCGCCGCTTGCCGGTATCCGGGTGATCGAACTCGCCCGGGTGCTGGCCGGCCCTTGGGCGGGACAGATGCTCGCCGATCTCGGCGCCGATGTCATCAAGGTCGAAAATCCCGATGGCGGCGACGATACCCGCCAATGGGGCCCGCCCTTCGTCGAGGGTGCCGACGGCGAAAATCTCTCGGCTGCCTATTACCACGCCGCCAATCGCGGCAAACGCTCCATTGCCGCCGACCTGAAAAGCCCCGAAGGCCAGGATCTCGTCCGCCGCCTGGCATTCACAGCTGACGTGGTGATCGAGAACTTCAAGCTCGGCGGACTCGTCAAATACGGGCTCGATTACGACAGTCTGCGCAAACTGAACCCGAAGCTCGTCTATTGCTCGATCACCGGCTTCGGCCAGACTGGCCCCTATGCCAGCCTTGCCGGCTACGATTACATCGTCCAGGGCATGTCAGGCTTCATGTCGATCACCGGCGAGCCGGACGGCCAGCCGATGAAGGCAGGGGTGGCGATCGCCGACATCTTCACCGGCATCTATGCCGTCGCGGCAATCGAGGCGGCGCTGATCCATGCCCTGAAAACAGGCGAGGGCCAGTTGGTCGACATGGCGCTGCTCGATGTGCAATCGGCAGTGCTCGCCAATCAGAACATGAACTACCTCATCTCCGGCGCTGCACCGACCCGGCTCGGCAACGCCCATCCCAATATCTCGCCCTATGAGGTCGTGCCGGCGGCCGATGGCTACCTTATTCTTGCCGTCGGCAATGACGGCCAATTCCGCCGCCTCTGCATCATCCTCGGCCTTGAGGCGATCGCCGGCGACGAACGTTTCGCCACCAACAAGGCCCGGGTCGGCAATCGGGCCGAGCTGCGCCGGCTTGTCTCGACCGAGACGCTGAAATGGCAGAAAGCGGATCTGTTGAAGGCCTGCGAGGAGAACGGCGTCCCTGCCGGCGCGATCAATACGATCGAGGAGATGTTTGCCGATCCGCAGGTGCGCGCCCGCGGCCTACGCATCGACCTTGTGGATGGCGCCGGTACCGTCATCCCGGGGGTCAGAACGCCTGTGGTGCTGTCCGAGACGCCGCTGCGTTACGTCAGGCCGAGCCCGCGCCTCGACGAACACAGGCAGGAAATTCTGGCGGAGCTCGCCGCGCGCGAGAGGGAGGCATCGTCATGA
- the ettA gene encoding energy-dependent translational throttle protein EttA: MARQFIYHMSGLNKAYGNKKILENIHLSFYPDAKIGILGPNGAGKSTVLRIIAGQDKEYTGEAWLAEGATVGYLEQEPRLDPHKTVFENVMEGVAPKTAILDRYNELMMNYSDETAEEGAKLQDIIDSQNLWDLESQVEMAMEALRCPPRDADVTSLSGGERRRIALCRLLLSQPDLLLLDEPTNHLDAETIAWLEKHLRDYPGAVMMITHDRYFLDNVTGWILELDRGRGIPYEGNYSAYLQAKAKRMEQEGREEASRQKAISREREWIASSPKARQAKSKARIKSYEQLVDAAEKQRPGDAQIIIPVSERLGQVVIEMEGITKGFEGRTLINDLSIKLPPGGIVGVIGPNGAGKTTLFRMITGQEKPDSGSIRIGETVHLGYVDQSRDALAGDKTVWEEISGGAEIIKLGKFDMNSRAYCGAFNFKGGDQQQKVGNLSGGQRNRVHLAKMLKAGGNVLLLDEPTNDLDTETLGALENALENFAGCAIIISHDRMFLDRLATHILAFEGEGHVEWFEGNFEDYEEDKVRRLGPDALNPGSQAHKRLTR, translated from the coding sequence ATGGCACGTCAATTCATCTATCATATGTCCGGCCTCAACAAGGCCTATGGCAACAAGAAGATCCTGGAGAACATCCACCTTTCCTTCTACCCGGATGCCAAGATCGGCATCCTCGGGCCGAACGGCGCCGGTAAATCCACTGTGCTGCGCATCATTGCCGGCCAGGACAAGGAGTATACCGGCGAAGCCTGGCTGGCCGAGGGTGCCACCGTCGGCTATCTCGAGCAGGAGCCGCGTCTCGACCCGCACAAGACGGTGTTCGAAAACGTCATGGAAGGCGTTGCCCCGAAGACGGCGATCCTCGATCGCTACAACGAATTGATGATGAACTATTCCGACGAGACCGCGGAAGAGGGCGCCAAGCTCCAGGACATCATCGACAGCCAGAACCTCTGGGATCTGGAAAGCCAGGTCGAGATGGCGATGGAAGCCCTGCGCTGCCCGCCGCGCGACGCCGATGTCACCAGCCTGTCCGGCGGCGAGCGCCGCCGCATCGCGCTCTGCCGCCTGCTGCTTTCGCAGCCGGATCTGCTGTTGCTCGACGAACCGACCAACCATCTCGACGCCGAAACCATCGCCTGGCTCGAAAAGCATCTGCGCGACTATCCAGGCGCGGTGATGATGATCACCCACGATCGCTACTTCCTCGACAACGTCACCGGATGGATACTCGAACTCGATCGCGGTCGCGGCATCCCTTACGAAGGCAATTATTCCGCCTATCTGCAGGCGAAGGCCAAGCGCATGGAGCAGGAGGGGCGCGAGGAGGCCTCGCGCCAGAAGGCCATCAGCCGCGAACGGGAATGGATCGCGTCCAGCCCGAAGGCCCGTCAGGCCAAGTCAAAGGCGCGTATCAAGTCCTACGAGCAGTTGGTGGACGCAGCCGAGAAGCAGCGTCCCGGCGACGCGCAGATCATCATCCCCGTCAGCGAGCGCCTCGGCCAGGTGGTCATCGAGATGGAGGGCATCACCAAGGGCTTCGAGGGCCGCACGCTGATCAACGACCTGTCGATCAAACTGCCGCCGGGTGGCATCGTCGGCGTCATCGGCCCGAACGGCGCCGGCAAGACGACGCTGTTCAGGATGATCACCGGCCAGGAAAAGCCTGACAGCGGCTCGATCCGCATCGGCGAGACCGTGCATCTCGGTTACGTCGACCAGAGCCGCGACGCCCTTGCCGGCGACAAGACGGTCTGGGAGGAAATCTCCGGCGGCGCCGAAATCATCAAGCTCGGCAAGTTCGACATGAACTCCCGTGCCTATTGCGGCGCCTTCAACTTCAAGGGCGGCGATCAGCAGCAGAAGGTCGGCAATCTCTCCGGCGGCCAGCGCAACCGCGTTCACCTCGCCAAGATGCTGAAGGCCGGCGGCAACGTTCTGCTGCTCGACGAACCGACCAACGACCTCGACACGGAAACGCTGGGCGCGCTGGAAAACGCGCTGGAGAACTTCGCCGGCTGCGCCATCATCATCAGCCACGATCGCATGTTCCTCGACCGTCTGGCCACGCACATTCTCGCCTTCGAAGGCGAAGGCCATGTCGAATGGTTCGAAGGCAACTTCGAGGATTATGAAGAGGACAAGGTCCGTCGCCTCGGCCCCGATGCCCTCAACCCCGGCAGCCAGGCCCATAAGCGCCTGACGCGCTGA
- a CDS encoding ribonuclease T2 family protein, whose product MSSMQLRTLTFAVSMALAGAAMAQEADGRTRFILAASWQPAFCQTNQKKAECASQTGERHDATNFSLHGLWPMRQDYCGVSDEQKAADKDGKWSTLPEVALSAETQAALAKAMPGMQSGLERHEWTKHGTCTKMSAEDYFGVGVHLVGALNASAVRDLFAANIGKTVKSDAIKAAFDKSFGPGAGDRVKMSCRRAGNVRIISELTIGLSQDAGTASAKSGGLGDLIHGAGKTSFGCDEGVVDAAGF is encoded by the coding sequence ATGAGCAGCATGCAGTTGCGTACCTTGACATTCGCCGTATCGATGGCCCTTGCCGGCGCCGCCATGGCGCAGGAGGCTGACGGGCGCACCCGTTTCATTCTTGCGGCGAGCTGGCAGCCCGCCTTCTGTCAGACGAACCAGAAGAAGGCCGAATGCGCAAGCCAGACCGGCGAGCGCCACGACGCAACGAATTTCTCGTTGCATGGACTCTGGCCGATGCGGCAGGATTATTGCGGCGTCAGCGACGAGCAGAAGGCTGCCGACAAGGACGGTAAATGGAGTACATTGCCGGAGGTGGCGCTTTCGGCCGAGACGCAGGCGGCGCTGGCAAAGGCGATGCCCGGCATGCAGTCCGGCCTTGAACGGCACGAATGGACAAAGCATGGCACCTGCACGAAAATGAGCGCGGAAGATTATTTCGGCGTCGGCGTCCATCTCGTGGGTGCGCTCAACGCATCGGCCGTGCGCGACCTCTTCGCCGCCAATATCGGCAAGACGGTCAAGTCCGACGCGATCAAGGCGGCTTTCGACAAGAGCTTCGGGCCGGGTGCGGGCGACCGCGTCAAGATGAGCTGCCGGCGGGCCGGCAATGTGAGGATAATCAGCGAGCTGACGATCGGGCTATCTCAGGATGCGGGAACGGCGTCGGCGAAAAGCGGCGGCCTTGGCGATCTGATCCACGGGGCGGGAAAAACCTCTTTCGGCTGCGATGAAGGTGTCGTCGATGCGGCGGGCTTCTGA
- a CDS encoding alpha/beta fold hydrolase → MFSETQRLCVPGASLAYHHAEATGPACGILLISHGLAEHSKRYRRFAEAMAARGYHVYAHDHRGHGETTAPDAPIGRFARRDGVERVVGDVIAMRAHAASRHPGLKVILFGHSMGGLIALNAAVTAPADFDALAVWNSNFAVGLAGRAAQAILIAERVLKGSDVPSGLLPKLTFAAWGRSIANRRTEFDWLSHIPDEVDKYVADPLCGFDASVSLWLDVFELTFRAPQKIHLDRLRRDLPIHLVGGAEDPATERGKAVLWLSNHLKRQGFSRISTEIYQDMRHETLNDTGAEAAIAAFADWCDGAVGKSWNGRNPG, encoded by the coding sequence ATGTTTTCTGAAACGCAACGGCTCTGCGTGCCGGGAGCATCGCTGGCCTATCATCATGCCGAGGCGACCGGCCCCGCCTGCGGCATTCTGTTGATATCGCATGGGCTCGCGGAGCACTCGAAGCGGTATCGCCGCTTCGCCGAGGCGATGGCGGCGCGCGGCTATCACGTCTATGCCCATGATCACCGCGGCCATGGCGAGACGACGGCGCCCGACGCCCCGATCGGCCGCTTCGCGCGGCGGGATGGCGTAGAACGGGTGGTCGGCGACGTCATTGCCATGCGCGCTCATGCGGCCTCGCGCCATCCCGGCCTGAAGGTTATCCTCTTCGGCCATTCGATGGGCGGTCTCATCGCGCTCAATGCCGCCGTAACCGCCCCGGCCGACTTCGACGCGCTCGCCGTCTGGAATTCCAATTTCGCCGTCGGTCTTGCCGGCCGCGCCGCCCAGGCGATCCTCATCGCTGAACGCGTGCTGAAAGGCTCGGACGTGCCGAGCGGCCTCCTGCCGAAACTCACCTTCGCCGCCTGGGGCCGGTCCATTGCCAACCGCCGCACGGAATTCGACTGGCTTTCGCATATTCCGGACGAAGTCGACAAATATGTCGCCGACCCTCTTTGCGGCTTCGACGCCTCGGTTTCGCTCTGGCTCGATGTCTTCGAACTGACCTTTCGCGCGCCGCAAAAGATTCATCTCGACCGGCTGCGGCGCGACCTGCCGATCCATCTGGTCGGCGGCGCAGAAGATCCGGCGACCGAGCGTGGAAAAGCCGTGCTGTGGCTGTCAAACCATTTGAAACGCCAGGGCTTCTCCCGTATCAGCACTGAGATATATCAGGACATGCGGCACGAAACGCTGAATGACACCGGCGCAGAAGCGGCCATTGCCGCCTTCGCGGACTGGTGTGACGGCGCGGTCGGCAAGAGCTGGAACGGCCGAAATCCCGGATAA
- a CDS encoding DMT family transporter, with amino-acid sequence MSSTSPRPVSSPSDVTMGLALMFLSVMFSPLIDIFAKLAVVTVPSAEVTAGRFAVQALCMLPIVIWRRSFADFSWRQSLFHAIRGLIITISMISFVTTLKYMAVADAIAIFFVEPIIVTILGGIFLKETIGWRRYTACGVGFFGALLIIQPSFNEVGYVALLPILTALCIAIFVLMTRVLSHKEDPWAMQFQMGIWGLIFCAVLLFVGDGSGSDIFDPVMPESSTWLYVAGVGAMAAIAGIFGVYAYRAAPASTLAPLQYFEIVSATIFAWLVFGDFPDAIKWLGIMIIIASGIYILWRERRFASKPVSDTSEVTLAP; translated from the coding sequence ATGAGCAGCACCTCGCCCCGGCCCGTTTCATCCCCGTCCGACGTGACGATGGGGCTTGCGCTGATGTTTCTTTCGGTGATGTTCTCGCCGCTCATCGATATCTTCGCCAAACTTGCCGTCGTCACCGTCCCCTCCGCCGAGGTTACCGCCGGCCGCTTCGCGGTGCAGGCGCTCTGCATGCTGCCGATCGTGATATGGCGGCGCAGCTTTGCCGATTTCTCCTGGCGTCAGAGCCTGTTCCATGCCATCCGCGGCCTGATCATCACCATCTCGATGATTTCCTTCGTCACCACGCTGAAATACATGGCGGTCGCCGACGCGATCGCGATCTTCTTCGTCGAGCCGATCATCGTGACGATCCTCGGCGGCATTTTCCTGAAGGAAACGATCGGCTGGCGGCGCTACACCGCCTGCGGCGTCGGCTTCTTCGGAGCGTTGCTGATCATCCAGCCGAGTTTCAACGAAGTCGGCTACGTCGCGCTTCTGCCGATCCTCACCGCGCTCTGCATCGCCATATTCGTGCTGATGACCCGAGTCTTGTCGCACAAGGAAGATCCCTGGGCGATGCAGTTCCAGATGGGCATCTGGGGCCTGATCTTCTGCGCTGTCCTGCTTTTTGTCGGCGATGGCAGCGGCTCCGATATCTTCGATCCCGTCATGCCCGAAAGCAGCACTTGGCTCTATGTCGCCGGCGTTGGCGCCATGGCCGCGATAGCGGGCATCTTCGGCGTCTACGCCTATCGCGCCGCACCGGCCTCGACGCTGGCGCCGCTGCAATATTTCGAGATCGTCTCGGCCACGATCTTCGCCTGGCTTGTTTTCGGCGACTTTCCGGATGCGATCAAATGGCTCGGCATCATGATCATCATCGCCTCCGGCATCTACATCCTTTGGCGCGAGCGCCGCTTTGCTTCCAAACCCGTATCCGATACATCTGAGGTGACGCTGGCGCCGTAG